In Mytilus edulis chromosome 7, xbMytEdul2.2, whole genome shotgun sequence, a single genomic region encodes these proteins:
- the LOC139480883 gene encoding B-cell CLL/lymphoma 9 protein-like, with the protein MLPESEKMNGSTVKSEPSTEIKEEIKEENPPEQNLMKNHTGPPSNKLTNGETENNNQKGEMSANVKQESSGQGPGTDNSSSKLPNENVPTTQSMQQPPSSSQQPIVSSPQGASVSSSSKTVMSNTTSMAHSMASDSHFLQQQSQIFVFSTRMANDAAELVMAGKYKNILNFHTDQPETQNFLQKNNIKITPIQNRPQMPQSMMGVRPGMVKPPFRPGVPGYQPNPSRVAEWVQEQESHIQDQNFNMGGGMNPRMPNNSMRMMHPWPSGGGPPQGFHGQSFMFPEGFEQEMMFHSQNTNLSHHKVPDENLTPEQLKKREESLTNLRKIQQMLFPEQRGGGHPGFVHMPGQGPGPGGMMPNEMMMQQGMMSPDGMMGNQPGMMGPDGMMSVSQGCPMPGGPPNMMMSHMRGPGPQGMGPGPQNMQNLSPPQREWLRLQQEYYMDKRRHQQQQIAQRMGHPNMEMSGGQQWQPPPPSYSSTISKRHGSHGSLSTSPNNNGPIGSPIPGFDPNDPLGGVFPPRQQKSPFTGMNHPEFGGMNMAGPTGGPGNFEQSFGPHGVPMHPGMGPMMNRKNSQVTIQRAGNPEQFIPEISTSPIPGSNKPPPSYAQSQKRKRVDLEEELYKNLQPTPSPQQINYNLNQFEGQELTITKQLNAAYREPIPPNDQSQNHSSQNQVPHSPMHGPGSNRGPMSNSSQTSSGPLSSPGPMPGQNPAFGASMRLSHFDPSSNSNISSNNGPHMPPNAGPPHLTPSTKSSSMSNITSASLANLAKGVEHLSNQMQQNMMQGGPFHSIQMQGQQGGANPNSQNSASVTSSNETSSQNPSAPSVNNTFVNATMSIQQLNIQSVNNPHGHGYNPTMSVQQMNMEQQQHSQMTAMNNSGVHGPQGMPSAQSQGMPCSMSQGMPMSSTCPTSSSGGMSQQTPIAMGHPGMRNNPQQMGHGPAHTSSSAPPNMMAQGGRMSPSFAASSMGNANVQIQAKAPNTIQYLPAHPPSNQPGPQVSTKRPDIEFMQRFASPMGNIENKVPTSKMQYFPQANQPQPGMENFGPGMQPSGRCSPFSGPVGPGGPGGPMNPGVGPHPMQRGGNMPQEMHPNMPGGGGMNMMNSEMHSQQEAMMMSNQMASMQGGMPPQGMMSEQMMARTYGQMSAQGAMMSSNNGNMMRMEGMASMAHQNSPPFPGGRENMMEMMHGGPMPGRNFGPGMERMSGQGHGPPMNPMGNYGPMSRQGGMRMSGPGNPNMPNMLPNGPPGHNPGYNAQYEQFQQQLYSQGRSRQMSPMGGAMMPGPGQPQYMNMMPNMP; encoded by the exons ATGCTTCCTGAATCAGAGAAAATGAATGGTTCCACTGTCAAGTCAGAACCCTCTACTGAAATAAAGgaagaaataaaagaagaaaatccACCTGAACAAAACTTGATGAAAAATCATACAGGTCCACCCagtaataaattaacaaatggtGAAACAG AAAATAACAACCAGAAAGGAGAAATGAGTGCCAATGTTAAACAGGAGAGTAGTGGGCAAG GACCTGGTACAGATAACAGTTCGTCAAAATTACCGAATGAAAATGTTCCCACTACTCAGAGCATGCAGCAACCTCCATCGTCATCACAACAGCCGATTGTGTCATCACCGCAAGGAGCATCTGTGTCGTCATCTAGTAAAACTGTAATGTCGAACACTACTTCTATGGCTCACTCAATGGCAAGTGATAGTCATTTCTTACAACAACAAAGTCAGATATTTGTGTTCTCAACTAGAATGGCGAATGATGCAGCTGAATTAGTGATGGcgggaaaatacaaaaatattcttaACTTTCATACGGATCAACCAGAAACACAGAACTTTTTACAG aaaaacaATATAAAGATTACGCCGATACAAAATAGACCTCAAATGCCACAAAGTATGATGGGAGTGCGTCCAGGAATGGTTAAACCCCCCTTTCGACCTGGTGTGCCAGGTTATCAGCCTAACCCATCACGTGTTGCAGAATGGGTACAAGAACAAGAATCACATATACAGGATCAAAACTTTAACATGGGTGGTGGTATGAACCCTAGAATGCCAAATAATAGCATGCGTATGATGCATCCGTGGCCGTCAGGTGGTGGACCTCCACAAGGATTTCATGGACAGAGTTTCATGTTTCCAGAGGGATTTGAACAAGAGATGATGTTTCATTCTCAAAACACTAATTTATCGCATCATAAAGTTCCAGATGAAAATTTGACTccagaacaattaaaaaaacgtgAGGAATCTTTAACTAATTTGCGAAAAATTCAGCAAATGTTATTTCCTGAACAAAGAGGTGGTGGGCATCCTGGGTTTGTACATATGCCTGGACAAGGGCCTGGTCCAGGAGGAATGATGCCTAATGAAATGATGATGCAGCAAGGTATGATGTCACCAGATGGAATGATGGGTAATCAACCAGGCATGATGGGACCGGATGGAATGATGTCTGTATCACAAGGTTGTCCGATGCCAGGAGGGCCACCTAATATGATGATGTCACATATGAGAGGCCCAGGTCCACAAGGAATGGGACCTGGTCCACAAAATATGCAGAATTTGTCACCTCCTCAACGTGAATGGTTACGTCTGCAGCAGGAATATTACATGGATAAACGTAGGCATCAACAGCAACAAATTGCTCAACGAATGGGACATCCTAATATGGAAATGTCTGGTGGCCAGCAGTGGCAGCCACCACCACCGTCATATTCTTCCACAATATCCAAACGTCATGGCTCACATGGAAGTTTATCTACCTCGCCTAATAACAACGGACCAATTGGATCACCAATTCCAGGATTTGATCCAAATGATCCGCTGGGAGGTGTATTTCCACCACGACAACAAAAGTCACCTTTTACTGGAATGAATCATCCAGAGTTTGGTGGCATGAACATGGCTGGACCAACTGGAGGTCCAGGAAATTTTGAACAATCATTTGGTCCACATGGTGTACCAATGCATCCTGGAATGGGACCTATGATGAACAGGAAGAATTCTCAGGTGACTATTCAAAGGGCAGGTAATCCTGAACAGTTTATACCAGAAATTAGTACTTCACCAATACCAGGATCTAATAAACCGCCACCCAGCTATGCACAATCACAAAAACGAAAACGTGTGGACTTAGAGGAGGAACTATACAAAAACTTACAACCGACTCCATCTCCTCaacaaattaattataatttaaatcagTTCGAAGGACAAGAACTGActattacaaaacaattaaatgcAGCATATCGTGAGCCTATCCCTCCAAATGACCAGTCCCAAAATCATTCATCACAAAATCAGGTTCCGCATTCACCAATGCATGGGCCAGGATCTAATCGAGGACCCATGTCAAACTCAAGTCAGACATCAAGTGGACCTTTATCAAGTCCTGGTCCAATGCCAGGTCAAAATCCTGCATTTGGTGCTTCAATGAGGCTATCACATTTTGATCCTtcatcaaattcaaatatatcatCGAATAATGGGCCACATATGCCACCGAATGCTGGGCCTCCACATCTAACACCTTCAACAAAATCCTCATCAATGTCAAATATCACGTCTGCAAGTTTAGCAAATTTAGCCAAAGGTGTAGAACATTTATCGAATCAAATGCAACAGAACATGATGCAAGGAGGACCGTTTCATAGTATTCAGATGCAGGGACAACAAGGAGGTGCCAATCCTAATTCACAAAATAGTGCTTCAGTGACAAGTAGCAATGAAACAAGTTCTCAAAATCCGAGTGCTCCTAGTGTaaacaatacatttgtaaatgcaACCATGTCAATTCAACAGTTAAATATTCAAAGTGTAAATAATCCACATGGGCACGGATATAATCCAACAATGTCTGTTCAACAAATGAACATGGAACAGCAACAACACTCTCAAATGACCGCTATGAATAACAGTGGTGTACATGGTCCTCAGGGTATGCCAAGTGCACAAAGCCAAGGTATGCCTTGTTCGATGTCTCAGGGTATGCCTATGTCATCAACGTGTCCAACATCATCATCAGGGGGAATGTCACAACAAACTCCCATTGCTATGGGACACCCAGGAATGAGAAATAACCCTCAACAAATGGGCCATGGTCCAGCCCATACTAGCTCAAGTGCCCCACCAAATATGATGGCTCAAGGAGGAAGAATGAGTCCTAGTTTTGCTGCTAGCTCAATGGGAAATGCAAATGTTCAAATTCAGGCTAAAGCACCTAATACTATACAATACTTACCTGCACACCCTCCATCAAATCAACCTGGACCACAAGTGTCCACTAAAAGACCCGACATTGAATTCATGCAAAGATTTGCCTCTCCAATGggaaatatagaaaataaagtGCCGACATccaaaatgcaatattttcctcAAGCAAATCAACCCCAACCTGGAATGGAAAATTTTGGTCCAGGAATGCAACCTAGTGGTCGATGTTCTCCTTTCTCTGGCCCAGTTGGACCAGGTGGTCCAGGTGGTCCAATGAACCCTGGGGTAGGTCCACATCCAATGCAAAGGGGTGGAAACATGCCTCAGGAAATGCACCCAAATATGCCTGGAGGTGGTGGAATGAATATGATGAATTCAGAAATGCATAGCCAACAAGAGGCTATGATGATGTCAAACCAAATGGCATCCATGCAGGGAGGTATGCCTCCACAGGGCATGATGTCTGAACAAATGATGGCTAGAACTTACGGTCAAATGAGTGCACAGGGAGCAATGATGAGTTCTAACAATGGAAATATGATGAGAATGGAAGGAATGGCATCTATGGCTCATCAGAACTCTCCACCTTTCCCAGGAGGGCGTGAAAATATGATGGAAATGATGCATGGTGGTCCCATGCCAGGAAGGAATTTTGGACCAGGCATGGAAAGGATGTCTGGTCAAGGTCATGGACCTCCTATGAATCCGATGGGAAATTATGGACCTATGTCTAGGCAAGGTGGCATGAGAATGTCAGGCCCTGGAAACCCAAATATGCCAAATATGTTACCAAATGGACCTCCTGGTCATAATCCAGGGTATAATGCTCAGTATGAGCAGTTTCAGCAACAATTGTATTCTCAAGGAAGATCAAGACAAATGTCTCCAATGGGAGGTGCAATGATGCCTGGTCCAGGACAGCCACAGTATATGAACATGATGCCAAATATGCCATGA